The Solanum stenotomum isolate F172 unplaced genomic scaffold, ASM1918654v1 scaffold30406, whole genome shotgun sequence genomic sequence ATCTAGAGGTTTTGTAGCNTGATTCTTGGAGAAATAAGGATGATGTTCCAGATGGGGTGGAATTGATGGAACCATGTGAGTTTTTAGACGGGAAGCTTCATTGGGTTGGGGGGTTTAATGGTGGTGTTCATCATAAGGAGAGGACCATCATTTCTATGGATTTGGCTGATGAGAAATGGGGAACGTTGGAGCAGCCCCTCTATACAGGAGGAAACTTTTTTGCGTGGCTTCAAGTGGTGGGAAGTGATCTTTCTATGTCTTATTACTAAATGAGAAGTCAGACGGATGTGTGGGTTATGAGAGAATATGGGGTTAAAGAGTCTTGGACAAAAACATATACCGTCAAGTATCCTGATAATGTGTATGCTCCTTTTATTTTGTCGAAAACTTTGCATGTCAAACAAAGGTGAAATGTTGCTTGTGTCTGGATCGACTTTAATGGCACACAATCCAGAAGATGAACCTATCAAATATCCAAATGTTACCCCATGTGGTCACTGTGTTGGGGTGAACCTCTACGTTGAAAGCCTAGTTTGTCCCCTTTTACTGAATGAACAAAGCCCAGAACAAGAATGAAGGCTGCAACAACTCAGATGAATGACTATACTGTACCTAATGACTTGTAAGAGTTCCATGTTATACCTTTCTCTGTTTCTTTGTCAAATATAGAGAAAGACGTTGCATATTTTAGGGACATCCTCTCAGCACATCTGCTTGGAGATCTTATTTGTTCTTTCCTTTTtacatattttcatgaaaataatgcAACGTGAATTCTCAGAGTTTGCGTGAATAATTTTGACTTTCCagtttcttttatattttatcctaAACAGAGCTGGAAATAGTGTTTATACCTTTTTTAACAGTATTGCTGTAGTCGTCACTCATAACTGATGACGTTGTAATCTTGTGTCTCATAAAGTATGCACCAAAATATTAACTTTCCgagttttcaaatttcatggTCTGTCAAAGTTGAGAAACTAATCTGTGACTTTGATGCATCTCAAGTAATTATTTGGTCATTAACACAACTGTCTATTTGACAATCGGAAATGTATTCTAGATCAAGCAACGGAAGAAAATACTAAGGAAGATAATAGCTAATCCctgtaaaaataaaatcttggTCTCTGGATGCACTTGATGCCATGGTTCTGTTTGTTTTCTTTGCATTAAGATATTACGTATGTCTTTCATGAGACTTATCAAGACCAGAGAACGCGAACTCGTAAAGATGGATACCAATGTAACTAAAGTATAAATGCTAGAGTAATCAGTGGAAGGAGGAAAACTATTGTGTGAAAAAATTGTTAGCGTTGGTGGAGCTAGAGGAAACTTGAAGTTACTGCCTCATGTCGTCTAATCTTTTAGATAATGTAACTACCATATATGTGTTCATGATATAGGCATACTATACGAAAGGAGCTCAtgcaaattttcaatttaaaaaatatgttattctttaattcaatttttccacctgatatatttttttacattaaattagagattatttttatatattcaaaatatctttaatttcaaatattcaaAAGCTCAGACaaacaaagggaaaaaaaaaactaactaatcTCCTGGCCCAAAAGAAATACTCGAGTAGAAGGATTCTTGTTGAGACGAGCTTTGTGGCTTTTACAAATTAGTAGTCTCCTCTCTTTTGTGAAACTCTCAAAGTTTTGACTCCCTTCAGCTTCAACTCACAAAACAGAGTAACCCCACAAATTATTTTGCTAAATTTTTCatcaagattcaatttttacaATGTCTACCCTGCCAACAGACCTCATCGTTGATATCCTCTCAAGATTTTCTGTTAAGACCCTTTTGAAGTTCAGGTGTGTTTCGAAATCATGGTGTACTTTAATCCGTAGCCCTGAATTTGTCAAAACCCATCTTAGTGTATCTGCTAAAAACAAAGATCACACACACCACAGGCTTGTATGGACAGAGAATAGGGATTTGTTCACTTCTAGGGACATCAAACAACACGTTCTTAGGGAATGTTCTGTTAGCTCATTACATAATGATTCTGTGGTTGAGTCATTAGACTTGAATTATCCCTTGAAAAACCCGGAACTAAGGGTTTGCATTGTGGGTTCGGTTAATGGATTGATATGTCTTGACATTGAGGATAATGATTTGGTTTTATGGAATCCAACACTTAGAGTGTACAGGAAATTGCCTGATTCTAGACTTAGAGTAAGTGGTGGTTCCCGTCTCGATAGAATTACTAGTGTCATGTATGGTTTTGGATATGATGAGTTCAGTGATGATTATAAGGTAGTAGGTGTGCGTTGTAGTTGCACACGTTATCCGCTTGAGGTCAAAATATATAGTCTAAAGAACAATTCTTGGAGAACTAAAGGGGATATTCTGGAAGTGGTGCAATTAACTAAGCCATGTAAGTTTTTAAATGGGAAGCTTCATTGGGTTAATGATATGAATGGTGGTTTTCGTAACTACGGGAACATCATTTCAATTGATTTGGCTGATGAGAGATGGGGAAAGGTGGAGCAGCCTGACtatggaaaaaaaaacttttctttgAAGCTTGAAATGTTGGGAAGTGATCTGTCTGTGTTTTGTAACTATAAGACTGTGAGTCGTAACTTTATGACGACGAGTCATGCAGATGTGTGGGTTATGAAAGAGTATGGAGTTAAAGAGTCTTGGACAAAAACATATTCCATCAAATATTCTCCTAATGTGTTTtctgacttttctccttttatttctttaacaGTTTGCATGTCAAACAAAGGTGAGATATTGCTTGTGCCTAGATCGACTTTAACTGCACACAATCCAGAGGATGAACCTATCAGATATCTAAAGGTTATCAACTTTGGTTACTGTAATGTGGCAAACATCTACATTGAAAGCCTAGTTTGTGCCCCGCTTTTCGGGACAAATAAAGCttagaacaagaacaagaacaagatgCAGAATCTCAGATGAATGACAATGCTGTATCTAATGACTTGTAAGAGTTCCACGCTATACATTTTTCTGTTTCTTTCTCAAATATAGAGAAAGACAGTCCCATATTTTACGGACATCCTCTCAGCACATCTGCTTGGAGATCTTATTTGTACTTTCCCTTTTtgcatattttcatgaaataaCTTCTTTTTGTGATAGTTATTTGGTTGTAGTGTTTGGTGTTTTAAGGGAATGTGATGTCCCTCTAGATAGAGTAAGATAAAGAGCATCAGGGACATGAAAATCATGCAATATGAATGCGCCAATAACACTAGGCATAGTCTTTGCCAGGATTTTAGGGGATTTATTGCTAATCCTCTTTATAGTGAATCTTGATAAGGAACTACTTAACATGTAATAA encodes the following:
- the LOC125851852 gene encoding F-box/kelch-repeat protein At3g23880-like; translation: MSTLPTDLIVDILSRFSVKTLLKFRCVSKSWCTLIRSPEFVKTHLSVSAKNKDHTHHRLVWTENRDLFTSRDIKQHVLRECSVSSLHNDSVVESLDLNYPLKNPELRVCIVGSVNGLICLDIEDNDLVLWNPTLRVYRKLPDSRLRVSGGSRLDRITSVMYGFGYDEFSDDYKVVGVRCSCTRYPLEVKIYSLKNNSWRTKGDILEVVQLTKPCKFLNGKLHWVNDMNGGFRNYGNIISIDLADERWGKVEQPDYGKKNFSLKLEMLGSDLSVFCNYKTVSRNFMTTSHADVWVMKEYGVKESWTKTYSIKYSPNVFSDFSPFISLTVCMSNKGEILLVPRSTLTAHNPEDEPIRYLKVINFGYCNVANIYIESLVCAPLFGTNKA